The following are encoded together in the Iodobacter fluviatilis genome:
- a CDS encoding inorganic phosphate transporter: MPDIFSGLDYGVAISLVLALGFVLTYEFINGFHDTANAVATVIYTKAMPPHLAVIASGICNFFGVILGGLGVAYAIVHLLPVELLLNVGSGQGLIMVFSLLAAAIIWNLGTWYLGLPASSSHTLIGSILGVGLAHAWMSDIPLLEGINTQKAIDIMLSLLISPTVGLIVAGGLLLLLKKFRADSRMHNTPDERKALDGKKHPPFWTRVALIASSMGISFAHGSNDGQKGIGLLMLVLIGIVPGKFVVDMQSTTYQIERTHDAALHLQQFYSRNSYRLNTYIDPNAQSPLPPQFKCDTQQTMPASHELVNKLTGVHNFEQLSEAERIRTRRLLLCLDDTAKKVSKLPSITSAEKADLDRLRKDLVATTEYAPSWVIVAIALALGLGTMIGWKRIVLTVGEKIGNKGMTYSQGVAAQVTAAAAIGIASLTGMPVSTTHVLSSAVAGTMLANRSGLQSQTVKNILLAWVLTLPVSMALAGGLFIAASHWLK; the protein is encoded by the coding sequence ATGCCCGATATTTTTAGCGGCCTTGACTATGGCGTAGCCATTAGCTTGGTTCTGGCCCTTGGCTTTGTTCTTACTTACGAATTTATTAACGGCTTTCACGACACGGCCAATGCTGTAGCAACGGTTATTTACACCAAAGCCATGCCCCCTCACCTTGCAGTGATTGCATCGGGCATTTGTAATTTCTTCGGCGTGATTCTAGGCGGCCTCGGTGTAGCATATGCCATCGTCCACCTTTTGCCGGTTGAGCTGCTGCTCAATGTAGGCTCTGGGCAAGGGCTGATTATGGTGTTTTCACTTTTAGCCGCAGCAATCATCTGGAACCTAGGCACTTGGTATTTAGGCCTGCCCGCTTCTAGCTCACACACGCTGATTGGCTCTATTCTTGGCGTAGGCTTGGCCCACGCATGGATGAGTGATATTCCCTTACTAGAAGGAATCAACACTCAAAAAGCCATCGACATTATGCTGTCGCTACTGATTTCGCCAACAGTTGGTTTAATCGTGGCGGGCGGATTATTACTCCTACTGAAGAAATTCCGTGCTGATTCACGCATGCACAACACACCTGATGAGCGCAAAGCATTAGACGGCAAAAAACACCCCCCTTTCTGGACCCGCGTTGCCTTGATTGCCTCTTCCATGGGGATTAGCTTTGCCCACGGATCTAACGATGGGCAAAAAGGAATTGGCCTATTGATGCTGGTATTAATTGGTATTGTGCCTGGAAAATTTGTTGTAGACATGCAAAGCACCACCTATCAAATTGAGCGCACCCATGATGCTGCGCTGCATTTACAGCAGTTTTACAGCCGCAATAGCTATCGCCTCAATACCTACATTGACCCGAATGCACAATCACCACTGCCTCCACAGTTTAAGTGTGATACCCAGCAAACCATGCCAGCAAGCCACGAGCTCGTTAACAAACTAACTGGGGTTCATAACTTTGAGCAGCTCTCCGAGGCCGAGCGTATTCGCACTCGCCGCCTCTTGCTCTGCCTTGATGACACTGCCAAAAAAGTGAGTAAGCTACCTAGCATTACTTCTGCAGAAAAAGCCGACCTTGATCGCCTACGCAAAGACCTTGTAGCCACCACTGAATACGCTCCTTCGTGGGTGATTGTGGCAATAGCCCTCGCATTGGGTCTAGGCACTATGATTGGCTGGAAACGTATTGTGCTTACCGTCGGTGAAAAAATCGGCAACAAAGGCATGACTTACAGCCAAGGTGTAGCGGCGCAAGTAACCGCCGCAGCAGCCATTGGCATTGCCAGCTTAACCGGTATGCCAGTATCCACAACGCACGTATTGTCTTCTGCAGTTGCAGGCACCATGCTGGCTAATCGCAGCGGCCTGCAAAGCCAAACAGTAAAAAATATCTTGCTAGCCTGGGTGCTTACCCTACCGGTATCGATGGCGCTAGCCGGTGGGTTATTTATTGCCGCAAGTCATTGGTTGAAGTAA
- a CDS encoding riboflavin synthase subunit alpha: MFTGIVQGVAQIEAIDDREGIRTFRIAFPAGFCKDIQIGASVAIDGVCLTVTEIFAEDKASFDVMLQSLRVTSLWQLNVASHVNAERAAKDGAEIGGHPLSGHVDFTATLLDIRKDQENCCFRIGVPKVGMKYIFAKGYIALDGASLTVSETNKVDCWFEVWLIPETRRMTIFEGKTVGSIFNVEIERATQVVVDTVRDALEEKLGALMPALEALLAQQGVDIYALAEPAALKKP; this comes from the coding sequence ATGTTTACGGGGATTGTGCAAGGCGTTGCTCAGATTGAGGCGATTGATGATAGGGAAGGCATCCGTACATTTCGCATCGCTTTTCCTGCCGGCTTTTGCAAAGACATTCAAATTGGGGCCAGCGTGGCGATTGATGGTGTTTGCCTGACGGTTACCGAGATTTTTGCTGAGGATAAAGCGAGCTTTGATGTGATGCTGCAAAGCTTACGCGTGACTTCCCTATGGCAATTAAACGTAGCTAGCCATGTCAACGCTGAGCGTGCCGCCAAAGACGGCGCTGAAATCGGCGGCCACCCGCTCTCGGGCCACGTGGATTTTACTGCAACGCTGTTAGATATCCGTAAAGATCAGGAAAACTGCTGCTTTAGAATTGGCGTGCCCAAAGTGGGGATGAAATATATCTTCGCGAAAGGCTATATCGCCCTAGATGGCGCGAGCCTGACGGTGTCTGAAACCAATAAGGTCGATTGCTGGTTTGAAGTATGGCTGATCCCAGAAACCCGTCGCATGACGATTTTTGAAGGCAAGACAGTTGGCAGCATCTTCAACGTAGAAATCGAGCGCGCCACGCAAGTCGTCGTCGATACCGTACGCGATGCCTTAGAAGAAAAACTAGGGGCACTAATGCCCGCACTAGAAGCACTTCTTGCCCAGCAGGGTGTGGATATTTATGCGCTGGCTGAGCCTGCGGCATTAAAAAAACCTTAA
- a CDS encoding methyl-accepting chemotaxis protein, with the protein MSLRLRLVIMSALGIIAVLIISLIGLNGIYQANQTMNGIYLDRVVPLRDLKTVADLYAVNIVDTSHKVRNGSLTTDKGIASIQAAEEGITRNWGNYMASQMDAKESALAKENEQRMKLANQITNKLKQAMVNKDSAALDQLVVHEMYPAIEPVSDKISELTTLQLDVAKQDHETSVLAYSSTRVYNIIIVLIITLVLLSFSIWLIKDISHAVSSATQFAGIIAAGDLSKSKPSAGKDELGLLLETLSAMQNSLRGAVQNIASSSSAIAIASNELSNGSNQTSSAIELQNQASASLASSVEEMTVSVSVITDNSEEVSASTDLALAATHTSSQIIHATQAALRQMTGTIESATQHIMQLQDRSNAVGQIARVIRDIADQTNLLALNAAIEAARAGDMGRGFAVVADEVRKLAERTTQSTLEINDTINAIQTSTTTAATIMNQALSEVQHGAQQAEAAADSVQNSQNAAQSVHTAIHAIADSLKEQRQVCNLISQNIERIAQASEENNLAVQANAETALHLDREALNLKTVVAKFNL; encoded by the coding sequence ATGTCATTACGTTTACGCTTAGTTATCATGAGTGCCCTAGGCATTATCGCGGTTTTAATTATCAGCCTAATCGGGCTAAATGGTATTTATCAAGCCAATCAAACCATGAATGGCATCTATTTAGACCGCGTTGTTCCCTTACGTGATTTAAAAACCGTTGCCGATCTATATGCAGTCAATATTGTAGATACAAGCCATAAAGTTCGAAATGGTAGCCTTACTACAGATAAAGGCATTGCCTCCATCCAAGCGGCTGAAGAAGGCATTACGCGCAACTGGGGCAACTATATGGCAAGCCAAATGGATGCAAAAGAAAGTGCGCTAGCCAAAGAAAACGAGCAGCGGATGAAACTGGCCAATCAAATAACCAACAAGCTTAAACAAGCAATGGTCAACAAAGATAGCGCGGCGCTAGACCAGCTCGTTGTGCATGAAATGTACCCTGCCATCGAGCCCGTTTCCGATAAAATCTCTGAGCTCACCACATTACAGTTAGATGTGGCAAAGCAAGACCACGAAACATCTGTGCTCGCCTATTCATCCACCCGTGTTTACAACATCATTATTGTGCTAATCATTACGCTGGTATTACTTTCATTTTCCATCTGGCTTATTAAAGACATTAGCCACGCGGTAAGCAGTGCCACACAATTTGCCGGCATCATCGCCGCTGGCGATTTAAGCAAAAGCAAACCTAGCGCAGGTAAAGACGAATTGGGCCTACTACTAGAAACCCTCAGTGCCATGCAAAATAGCCTACGCGGTGCGGTGCAAAACATCGCCAGTAGCTCTAGCGCGATTGCCATTGCATCCAACGAGCTTAGCAATGGCAGTAACCAAACCTCTTCAGCAATTGAGTTGCAAAATCAAGCATCCGCTTCGCTCGCCTCTTCCGTAGAAGAAATGACAGTTAGCGTTTCCGTTATCACCGACAACTCCGAAGAAGTCAGCGCTTCAACGGATCTAGCCCTTGCCGCCACTCACACCAGCAGCCAAATCATTCACGCTACTCAAGCTGCACTTCGCCAAATGACTGGCACCATTGAATCAGCCACTCAGCACATCATGCAATTGCAGGATCGCTCTAATGCGGTTGGACAAATTGCTAGGGTGATTAGGGATATTGCCGATCAAACCAATTTACTGGCACTCAATGCCGCGATCGAAGCCGCCCGTGCCGGGGATATGGGGCGCGGCTTTGCCGTTGTGGCCGATGAAGTGAGAAAACTCGCCGAGCGCACCACCCAATCCACACTTGAAATCAACGACACCATCAACGCCATTCAAACCAGCACCACCACCGCAGCCACGATCATGAATCAGGCACTGAGCGAAGTGCAGCACGGCGCACAGCAGGCAGAAGCCGCGGCTGACTCCGTACAAAACAGCCAAAACGCAGCTCAATCAGTGCATACCGCGATTCACGCCATTGCTGATTCGCTCAAAGAGCAACGGCAAGTGTGTAACTTAATCAGCCAAAATATTGAGCGAATTGCGCAAGCGAGTGAAGAAAACAATCTAGCGGTACAAGCCAATGCGGAAACGGCGCTGCATCTAGATCGTGAAGCGCTAAATCTTAAAACGGTAGTCGCTAAATTTAATCTATAA
- a CDS encoding protein adenylyltransferase SelO, with product MIPLTFDQILLTPRFGRLPSHFYTRIQPTPLPAPYLIAWNQQLAREMGLASDAGQQPNLADYLCGNRLPTNSEPIASIYSGHQFGVNAGQLGDGRAILIGEYHAANGDFWEMQLKGTGPTPYSRRGDGRAVLRSSIREYLCSEAMQGLSIPTTRALGMAGSAHGVWRERLETAAVVLRTAPSFVRFGHFEHYRNDLDSLRELADWVIQHHYPSARQASNPYVSLLEQVIERTAVMIAKWQAVGFCHGVMNSDNMSILGLTLDYGPFGFMDGFDAGHICNHSDDTGRYSYQNQPEMGLWNLQCLAQALLPLMDRAAALNALQQYQSHFEAHFADLLRQKLGLLTWQESDWSLITRLFELMHASHTDWTFFWRNLANIDNSLRNHFLDRTAYDVWFSDYQLRLSREAQDSNERIASMNQINPKYVLRNYLAEIAIQKARDADDFSEINNLHRCLMQPFTEKAEFEHYAALPPAWAAQIGVSCSS from the coding sequence ATGATACCGCTTACATTTGACCAAATTTTACTCACACCCCGCTTTGGCCGACTCCCTAGCCATTTTTACACGCGGATTCAGCCTACTCCTCTGCCTGCACCCTACTTAATCGCGTGGAATCAGCAACTCGCCAGAGAGATGGGGCTAGCCAGCGATGCTGGCCAGCAGCCAAATCTAGCCGACTATCTCTGTGGCAATCGACTCCCCACCAACAGCGAGCCAATTGCCAGCATATATTCTGGCCATCAGTTTGGGGTTAACGCCGGCCAGCTAGGGGATGGACGCGCTATTTTAATTGGCGAATACCACGCTGCAAATGGTGATTTTTGGGAAATGCAGCTCAAAGGCACTGGGCCAACGCCTTATTCCCGCCGTGGCGATGGCCGAGCGGTGCTTAGATCATCGATACGTGAGTATCTCTGCTCAGAAGCCATGCAAGGCTTGAGCATTCCTACCACCCGGGCCCTAGGCATGGCCGGATCAGCCCACGGTGTTTGGCGTGAGCGTTTAGAAACCGCCGCCGTGGTCTTACGCACGGCCCCTAGTTTTGTACGTTTTGGCCATTTTGAACATTACCGCAATGATCTTGATTCACTGCGTGAACTAGCCGATTGGGTGATTCAGCATCATTACCCCAGCGCTCGCCAAGCAAGCAATCCCTACGTGAGCTTACTAGAGCAAGTGATTGAACGCACGGCAGTGATGATTGCCAAGTGGCAGGCAGTGGGCTTTTGCCATGGAGTGATGAATTCCGACAATATGAGCATCCTAGGCCTCACCCTTGATTATGGCCCCTTTGGCTTTATGGATGGCTTTGATGCTGGGCATATTTGCAATCACTCCGATGATACTGGCCGTTACAGCTACCAAAACCAGCCAGAAATGGGGCTGTGGAATTTACAGTGTTTAGCACAAGCTTTATTACCCCTGATGGATAGAGCCGCCGCCCTTAATGCATTGCAGCAATATCAAAGCCATTTTGAAGCGCACTTTGCTGATTTACTGCGGCAAAAATTGGGCTTATTAACTTGGCAAGAGAGCGATTGGAGCTTGATCACCCGCTTATTTGAACTAATGCACGCATCCCATACCGATTGGACCTTCTTCTGGCGCAATCTGGCAAATATCGACAACAGCCTGCGAAATCACTTTTTAGACCGCACGGCTTATGATGTTTGGTTTTCAGATTATCAACTCCGCCTTAGCCGCGAAGCACAGGATTCCAACGAACGAATCGCAAGCATGAATCAAATAAACCCTAAATATGTTTTACGTAACTATCTTGCCGAAATTGCCATCCAAAAAGCCCGTGATGCAGACGACTTTAGTGAAATCAATAACTTACACCGCTGCTTAATGCAGCCATTTACCGAAAAAGCTGAATTTGAACACTATGCAGCACTGCCGCCGGCATGGGCAGCACAGATTGGCGTTTCTTGCTCATCGTAA
- a CDS encoding aminoacyl-tRNA deacylase: MSEKIPVTQAIRTLRLHKVVYAEWPYAYEEKGGTAASARELGVDEHVVIKTLIMEDDKKQPMIVLMHGDCEVSTKNLARHLKVKHIVPCQPEVANRHSGYMVGGTSPFGTKRAMPVYMQDSIATLDIIYINGGKRGFLISLVAAEAVRVLKPVLLDMANPHEG; this comes from the coding sequence ATGAGTGAAAAAATACCCGTTACCCAAGCGATTCGTACTTTACGCTTGCACAAGGTGGTATATGCCGAGTGGCCTTATGCCTATGAGGAAAAAGGTGGCACCGCTGCATCGGCTAGGGAGCTAGGAGTGGATGAGCACGTGGTGATCAAAACGCTGATCATGGAAGACGATAAAAAACAGCCGATGATTGTGCTGATGCATGGTGATTGTGAGGTTTCAACCAAGAATTTAGCGCGTCATTTAAAAGTAAAACATATTGTGCCTTGCCAGCCAGAGGTGGCGAATCGTCATTCGGGCTATATGGTGGGCGGTACGTCGCCCTTTGGTACTAAGCGGGCTATGCCGGTGTATATGCAAGATAGCATTGCCACACTGGACATCATTTACATCAATGGGGGTAAGCGTGGTTTTTTGATTAGCTTAGTGGCCGCAGAAGCGGTGCGCGTCTTAAAACCTGTCTTACTTGATATGGCGAATCCTCATGAGGGGTAG
- a CDS encoding response regulator encodes MTDLIHDSKVLIADDSPTVRQSLRMTLAQIGINRVDAASSVGETRRRLRNAEYDVILCDYDFGEGMNGQELLEEIRRSGELPLSSVWFMITAEASYEKVVAVAEVGPDDYLIKPFTGHQLITRLQVAWKKKKTLQPIFTCIEQDNPLGAIEAARLLLAQPDTPYKSDLLRLLSTLLIESNQLDEARALFEEILSSRLIPWAKLGLAKVYNKQGNKTQADKLLQSSIIENSQYVDAYEELANMYMNDGRLEEAMVVFDKCQAITPNNISRLQKAGNLANMLGDSNKAKVLLSRAVNCGGNSSALSANTILQLAIAAKIEDDLGDAEKYLRMVQERVRKDDNAENRISAHLASAIFSGKTEDLSKIETSMRGDDFNMELAISFIMTANLIYPPSNENEAANSSNPPYRWLAILAQRFVTTKNISGILESTANKRSTWRQFIQQTGQEITDINNNGVQLMLKSKLEDAVALLVPAAQSTRNSRLTLSAAHASIKYLKTGLANKETRVSLLKTASDLINRLQGHIEDSILLGLQADLDDLLSSKPSQPQDSNIAS; translated from the coding sequence ATGACAGATCTAATCCACGACTCCAAGGTGCTTATCGCTGATGACTCGCCCACAGTGCGCCAGTCATTGCGAATGACGCTTGCCCAAATTGGCATTAATCGTGTGGATGCCGCCAGTAGTGTTGGCGAAACACGTCGCCGCCTACGCAATGCAGAATACGACGTTATTCTATGTGATTATGATTTTGGCGAAGGCATGAATGGGCAAGAGCTACTAGAAGAAATACGCAGAAGCGGTGAGCTTCCGCTTAGCTCGGTATGGTTTATGATTACCGCCGAAGCATCCTACGAGAAAGTAGTCGCAGTCGCAGAAGTTGGCCCCGATGATTACCTCATTAAACCCTTTACCGGTCACCAATTAATTACCCGACTTCAAGTTGCTTGGAAGAAAAAAAAGACGCTTCAGCCTATTTTCACCTGTATTGAGCAAGACAATCCATTGGGTGCCATTGAAGCAGCACGCTTATTACTTGCCCAGCCTGATACACCCTATAAATCTGATTTATTGCGACTGCTTTCCACCCTACTTATCGAAAGCAATCAACTCGATGAAGCCCGTGCTTTATTTGAAGAAATTCTTTCCAGCCGTTTAATTCCCTGGGCAAAACTAGGCCTAGCCAAGGTATATAACAAGCAGGGCAATAAAACCCAAGCAGATAAACTATTACAATCATCCATAATAGAAAACAGCCAGTATGTAGATGCCTACGAAGAATTGGCCAATATGTATATGAATGATGGACGCTTAGAGGAAGCAATGGTGGTGTTTGATAAATGCCAAGCCATCACTCCAAACAATATCAGCCGCTTACAAAAAGCCGGTAATTTAGCCAATATGCTGGGTGATAGTAATAAAGCCAAGGTATTACTTAGCCGCGCGGTCAATTGCGGCGGCAATTCATCGGCCCTATCTGCAAATACTATTTTGCAACTCGCAATCGCTGCAAAAATTGAAGACGATCTTGGCGATGCGGAAAAATATCTGCGCATGGTACAAGAGCGCGTACGTAAAGATGATAACGCCGAAAATAGAATTTCAGCCCACCTTGCCAGTGCTATTTTTAGCGGAAAAACAGAAGACCTCAGCAAAATAGAAACCAGCATGAGGGGCGATGATTTTAATATGGAATTGGCCATCAGCTTTATTATGACGGCGAATTTAATTTACCCCCCCAGCAATGAAAACGAAGCCGCCAATAGTAGCAATCCCCCTTATCGCTGGCTCGCCATTTTAGCTCAACGCTTCGTAACAACTAAAAACATCTCTGGCATACTAGAAAGCACCGCTAACAAAAGGAGCACTTGGCGGCAATTCATCCAGCAAACTGGGCAAGAAATCACCGACATCAATAATAATGGCGTGCAGCTTATGCTGAAATCCAAGTTAGAAGACGCCGTGGCGCTATTAGTGCCAGCAGCACAAAGCACCCGCAACTCTAGACTCACCCTCTCTGCGGCACATGCCAGCATCAAATACTTAAAAACTGGGCTTGCTAACAAAGAGACGCGTGTATCACTACTTAAAACCGCAAGCGATCTGATCAACCGCTTGCAAGGGCATATCGAAGACAGTATTTTACTTGGCCTGCAAGCCGACCTAGATGACTTACTCAGCAGTAAACCCAGCCAGCCTCAAGATAGCAACATCGCAAGCTAG